A genomic segment from Polyangium mundeleinium encodes:
- a CDS encoding AAA family ATPase, producing the protein MLKRISIHNFKCFVDFDLDLPRISLVVGSNGSGKTSLWEVLAGLQDVIVRGADISTAFPTRTLTRWRKDEPVQRFGLTLENDEGTYQYDLEVGHDEKRRIPTIRREELRSGNRTLHKTIDGAITVQHGHSLRKRLAFSRKLSYLSAMEASDANEFLIAFRESVANLWLLAPSPRRIEPTTQAEANWLDRDGANFASWWRGILVERTEVSARLLEALRPAMPGLQGITFERMSSEVRELMLNFRIRGSDYKLSASELSDGQRSLLLLYGFLYGALDRPATVFIDEPETNLAPHEMQPWLSAMRMAIEDHGGQVLVISHHPEVIDYVASAHTIQFRRPHGGPAMTNEVTLETTGGRPVSEWLSRPWAYEDEEEGDQREEEPAP; encoded by the coding sequence ATGTTGAAGCGGATCAGCATCCACAATTTCAAGTGCTTCGTCGACTTCGATCTCGATTTACCACGAATTAGCTTGGTCGTCGGTAGCAATGGATCCGGCAAGACTAGCCTCTGGGAGGTCCTGGCTGGGCTTCAGGACGTTATCGTGCGGGGAGCCGACATCTCGACCGCATTTCCCACGAGAACGCTCACGCGGTGGCGGAAGGACGAGCCGGTTCAGCGGTTCGGACTGACGTTGGAGAACGACGAAGGAACGTACCAATACGACCTCGAAGTCGGCCATGACGAAAAGCGCCGCATCCCTACCATTCGACGTGAGGAGCTTCGTTCCGGAAACCGAACGCTCCACAAGACCATCGACGGGGCAATCACCGTCCAACACGGACACTCGCTGAGGAAGCGCTTGGCATTCAGCCGCAAGCTTTCCTATCTGTCTGCTATGGAAGCGAGCGACGCGAACGAGTTCTTGATTGCCTTTCGCGAATCCGTTGCGAACCTGTGGTTGCTTGCCCCGTCACCGCGGCGGATCGAGCCGACGACGCAAGCGGAAGCCAATTGGCTCGATCGCGACGGCGCCAACTTCGCTTCGTGGTGGCGTGGCATCTTGGTTGAGCGCACGGAGGTGAGCGCACGGTTGCTAGAGGCACTTCGCCCCGCTATGCCCGGCTTACAAGGCATCACGTTCGAACGGATGAGCAGCGAAGTTCGCGAGTTGATGTTGAACTTCCGTATCCGAGGCTCCGACTACAAGCTCTCCGCGAGTGAACTCTCTGACGGCCAACGTTCGCTGCTCTTGCTCTACGGCTTCCTGTACGGCGCGCTCGACCGGCCCGCGACGGTCTTCATCGACGAACCCGAGACGAACCTCGCTCCTCATGAGATGCAGCCTTGGCTCTCCGCGATGCGGATGGCGATCGAGGACCACGGAGGCCAAGTCCTCGTGATCTCCCACCACCCCGAGGTCATCGATTACGTCGCCTCCGCGCACACGATCCAGTTCCGGCGGCCTCATGGCGGGCCAGCCATGACCAACGAGGTGACGCTCGAAACCACGGGCGGCCGCCCTGTCTCCGAGTGGCTGTCTCGGCCCTGGGCTTACGAGGACGAAGAAGAGGGGGACCAGCGTGAAGAAGAGCCAGCGCCGTAG
- a CDS encoding isoaspartyl peptidase/L-asparaginase, whose protein sequence is MKNPILVAAKVMETPHLLIVGDGATQFARAHRFPDYDPLTEKAQGKHARARAELRGQGDGDYAADAAPWHSIDWKSLCTEIVDVGLLVASRDGQAIASNRNMASALLVG, encoded by the coding sequence GTGAAGAATCCGATCCTCGTGGCGGCGAAGGTGATGGAGACGCCGCATTTGCTGATCGTGGGGGACGGGGCCACGCAATTCGCGCGCGCGCATCGATTCCCGGATTACGATCCGCTCACGGAGAAGGCGCAGGGCAAGCACGCGCGGGCCAGGGCGGAGCTCCGGGGCCAGGGCGACGGCGATTACGCGGCCGACGCGGCGCCGTGGCATTCCATCGACTGGAAGTCGCTGTGCACCGAGATCGTGGACGTGGGCCTGCTCGTGGCGTCGCGTGATGGGCAGGCGATTGCTTCCAATCGGAACATGGCGAGCGCGCTTCTGGTGGGGTAG
- a CDS encoding ferritin-like domain-containing protein, which produces MNPAHVFRRSLAHRLFALLALPAAGAAVSGCFFSTSCPDNSEPVVAERCLDWPPEDAGAGGGGGGGGGSVDPLVCPSRDEAKTRLDTAFFANHTVKSDGTLKNGQCCYATEFIPYCEGRPYLVDEVARTAFALRGRGDSGWGAETSAGPDVSGIAPDLRAALAAEWTRDALFEHASVASFGRFALELLAVGAPAELLEEAHRAALDEVRHARLCFALASAYAGEPVAPGAFPFGGAAEVVADLASIAARTAKEGCIGETIAAVIAAEQCMKAEDPAVAEVLAGIAADEARHAELAWRTVAWAIRVGGERVRAAVEEVFAGLGHGVVLDADGAGDPRFARHGRLAGAALAEATARAMEEVVGPAAGMLLESVAPGFHPGPDEGLSTPRPGPAQALDS; this is translated from the coding sequence ATGAATCCTGCGCATGTTTTCCGCCGCTCGCTCGCCCATCGTCTTTTCGCCCTGCTCGCGCTCCCGGCCGCGGGCGCCGCCGTCTCCGGATGCTTCTTCAGCACGAGTTGCCCTGACAATTCCGAGCCCGTGGTCGCCGAGCGATGCCTCGACTGGCCGCCGGAGGACGCCGGCGCAGGCGGCGGCGGTGGTGGTGGCGGCGGGAGCGTCGATCCGCTCGTGTGCCCGTCGCGGGACGAGGCGAAGACGCGGCTCGATACAGCGTTCTTCGCGAACCACACGGTGAAAAGCGACGGGACGCTGAAGAACGGCCAATGCTGCTACGCCACCGAATTCATCCCCTATTGCGAGGGGCGGCCGTACCTCGTCGACGAAGTGGCCCGCACGGCGTTCGCGCTTCGCGGCCGTGGGGACAGCGGGTGGGGCGCGGAGACATCGGCCGGACCGGACGTTTCGGGCATCGCGCCCGACCTCCGCGCGGCGCTCGCGGCGGAATGGACGCGCGACGCGCTTTTCGAGCACGCGTCCGTGGCGTCATTCGGGCGCTTCGCGCTGGAGCTGCTCGCCGTGGGCGCGCCGGCGGAGCTTTTGGAAGAGGCGCACCGGGCAGCGCTCGACGAGGTGCGGCACGCGCGTCTCTGCTTTGCATTGGCAAGCGCATACGCAGGCGAGCCCGTCGCGCCGGGGGCATTCCCCTTCGGAGGCGCAGCGGAGGTCGTGGCGGATCTCGCGTCGATCGCGGCGCGCACGGCAAAAGAGGGATGCATCGGCGAGACGATCGCAGCCGTGATCGCGGCGGAGCAATGCATGAAGGCCGAGGATCCCGCCGTCGCCGAGGTGCTCGCCGGGATCGCGGCCGACGAGGCGCGGCACGCAGAGCTGGCGTGGCGCACGGTGGCGTGGGCGATCCGCGTCGGGGGCGAGCGGGTGCGGGCGGCCGTGGAGGAGGTCTTTGCAGGGCTCGGGCACGGCGTGGTGCTGGATGCAGATGGCGCGGGGGATCCGCGGTTCGCGCGGCATGGGCGGCTCGCAGGCGCAGCGCTCGCGGAGGCGACGGCGCGGGCGATGGAGGAGGTGGTGGGGCCCGCGGCGGGGATGCTGCTTGAAAGCGTCGCGCCGGGGTTTCACCCCGGACCCGACGAGGGGTTGTCCACCCCTCGACCCGGACCAGCGCAAGCGCTGGACTCGTAG